The Coffea arabica cultivar ET-39 chromosome 3c, Coffea Arabica ET-39 HiFi, whole genome shotgun sequence genome contains a region encoding:
- the LOC113734419 gene encoding chalcone synthase 2-like — protein sequence MVTVEEVRRAQRAEGPATIMAIGTATPPNCVEQSTYPDYYFRITDSEHKTELKEKFKRMCDKSMIKKRYMYLTEEILKENPNICAYMAPSLDARQDMVVVEVPKLGKAAAQKAIKEWGQPKSKITHLVFCTTSGVDMPGADYQLTKLLGLRPSVKRLMMYQQGCFGGGTVLRLAKDLAENNKGARVLVVCSEITAVTFHGPSDAHLDSLVGQALFGDGAAAIIIGADPVPEVERPLFELVTAAQTILPDSHGAIDGQLREVGLTFHLLKDVPGLISKNTEKSLKEAFEPLGISDWNSLFWIAHPGGPAILDQVEQKLALKPEKLRATRHVLSEYGNTSSACVLFILDEMRKASANDGFNTTGEGLDWGVLFGFGPGITVETVVLHSVTIQK from the exons ATGGTTACCGTCGAGGAAGTTAGGAGGGCTCAAAGGGCTGAAGGACCGGCGACGATCATGGCCATCGGAACAGCTACGCCACCAAATTGTGTCGAGCAAAGCACTTATCCGGATTATTATTTTCGCATTACTGATAGTGAGCATAAGACTGAGCTCAAAGAAAAGTTTAAGCGCATGT GTGACAAATCCATGATTAAGAAGCGTTACATGTACTTGACAGAGGAAATCTTGAAGGAAAATCCCAATATTTGTGCTTACATGGCACCCTCACTAGATGCTAGGCAAGACATGGTGGTTGTTGAAGTACCAAAACTGGGCAAAGCAGCAGCCCAAAAGGCCATTAAGGAATGGGGTCAGCCCAAGTCCAAGATCACCCATCTAGTCTTCTGTACCACTAGTGGTGTGGACATGCCTGGAGCAGACTATCAGCTCACCAAACTCTTGGGCCTTCGCCCATCCGTCAAGCGCCTCATGATGTACCAACAGGGTTGTTTTGGCGGTGGGACGGTCCTCCGGCTAGCCAAGGACCTGGCTGAGAACAACAAAGGTGCCCGTGTCCTTGTCGTCTGCTCAGAAATCACTGCAGTTACATTCCATGGCCCAAGTGACGCGCATTTGGATAGCCTTGTAGGCCAAGCCCTGTTTGGAGATGGGGCAGCTGCCATCATTATCGGCGCCGATCCCGTTCCCGAAGTTGAGAGGCCCTTGTTTGAGCTCGTTACAGCAGCCCAAACCATTCTTCCAGACAGTCACGGGGCTATCGACGGCCAACTTCGTGAGGTTGGGCTTACGTTCCATCTTCTCAAGGATGTTCCCGGGTTAATCTCCAAGAACACTGAAAAGAGCCTGAAAGAAGCATTTGAGCCTCTCGGTATTTCTGATTGGAACTCACTCTTCTGGATTGCGCATCCTGGTGGGCCTGCAATTTTAGACCAGGTGGAGCAAAAACTGGCTCTTAAACCCGAAAAATTACGGGCTACTAGGCATGTGCTGAGCGAGTATGGAAATACGTCAAGTGCCTGTGTCCTGTTCATTCTTGATGAGATGAGAAAGGCCTCAGCCAATGATGGATTCAACACCACAGGGGAAGGCTTAGACTGGGGTGTGCTCTTTGGTTTTGGGCCTGGAATCACAGTTGAGACAGTGGTTCTTCACAGTGTCACGATTCAAAAGTAA